Proteins encoded together in one Pseudomonas oryzicola window:
- a CDS encoding NUDIX hydrolase has product MAISPDEAAHRAASDRELVTWVDEADQVLGALPRAELRERGLIGRCTFILLFNSAGELCVHRRTLSKALYPGYWDVAAGGMVTAGEAYADSAARELAEELGIDGVELRFHERFYFDQPDNRLWCAVYSAVSDAPLRLQPEEVIEARFIGLEQVEQERLAKPYCPDSLAALQRYKASQG; this is encoded by the coding sequence ATGGCTATCAGCCCTGACGAGGCCGCCCACCGGGCGGCTTCCGACCGCGAACTGGTCACCTGGGTGGACGAAGCCGACCAGGTACTGGGTGCCTTGCCACGCGCCGAGTTGCGCGAGCGCGGTCTGATCGGGCGCTGCACGTTCATTCTGCTGTTCAACAGCGCCGGTGAGCTGTGCGTGCACCGGCGCACCCTGAGCAAGGCGCTGTACCCAGGGTACTGGGATGTAGCGGCAGGCGGCATGGTCACCGCCGGCGAGGCTTATGCCGATTCGGCGGCGCGGGAGTTGGCCGAGGAGTTGGGGATCGACGGTGTCGAGTTGCGCTTTCACGAGCGGTTCTACTTTGATCAACCGGATAATCGCTTGTGGTGTGCGGTGTATTCGGCGGTGTCGGATGCGCCGTTGCGGCTGCAGCCGGAGGAAGTGATCGAGGCGCGTTTCATTGGCCTGGAGCAGGTTGAGCAGGAGCGCCTGGCAAAGCCGTATTGCCCGGACTCGTTGGCGGCGTTGCAGCGCTACAAAGCCAGCCAGGGATAG
- a CDS encoding DUF2333 family protein, protein MLDWKNREAQAEPRERVDGRGAAARSYLGGLWSRALGTLIGLYLLVCIGLGWYWSQEPALFPVQQNAQAAAERAGQQMVVGYTTVETLKTVAGTLLNKPGGYISNDRFPPGLWMDNMPSWEYGVLVQVRDLSRALRKDFARSQSQSTEDADLAKAEPRFNFDNKSWILPSSESEFEEGIKSLSRYQTRLAAGDKGAIFYTRADNLNNWLGDVATRLGSLSQRLSASVGRVKLNTTLKTESLVAGQAPQVDEELVETPWLQIDNVFYEARGQAWALSHLLRAIEVDFADVLAKKNATVSVRQIIRELEASQEALWSPMVLNGSGFGMWANHSLVMANYISRANAAVIDLRQLLSQG, encoded by the coding sequence ATGCTGGACTGGAAAAACCGCGAGGCCCAAGCCGAGCCCCGTGAGCGTGTCGATGGCCGTGGCGCCGCCGCCCGTAGCTACCTTGGCGGCCTCTGGAGCCGTGCCCTGGGGACTCTCATCGGGTTGTACCTGCTGGTATGTATCGGCCTGGGCTGGTACTGGAGCCAGGAGCCGGCCCTGTTCCCGGTGCAGCAGAACGCCCAGGCTGCAGCCGAGCGCGCTGGGCAGCAGATGGTGGTGGGCTACACCACGGTCGAAACCCTCAAGACCGTGGCTGGCACCTTGTTGAACAAGCCGGGTGGCTACATTTCCAACGACCGCTTCCCGCCAGGGTTGTGGATGGACAACATGCCCAGCTGGGAGTACGGCGTACTGGTCCAGGTGCGCGATCTGTCTCGTGCCCTGCGCAAGGACTTCGCCCGCTCGCAATCGCAGTCCACCGAAGACGCCGACCTGGCCAAGGCCGAGCCGCGCTTCAACTTCGACAACAAGAGCTGGATCCTGCCATCGAGCGAATCGGAGTTCGAGGAGGGCATCAAGTCACTGAGCCGCTACCAGACCCGTCTGGCGGCCGGCGACAAGGGCGCGATCTTCTACACCCGTGCCGACAACCTGAACAACTGGCTGGGTGACGTGGCCACCCGCCTGGGCTCGCTGTCGCAGCGCCTGTCGGCCAGCGTTGGCCGGGTCAAGCTCAACACCACGCTGAAGACCGAGTCGCTGGTCGCCGGCCAGGCGCCGCAGGTGGACGAGGAACTGGTGGAAACCCCGTGGTTGCAGATCGACAACGTATTCTACGAAGCCCGTGGCCAGGCCTGGGCGCTGTCGCACCTGCTGCGCGCGATCGAAGTGGACTTCGCCGACGTGCTGGCGAAGAAGAACGCCACGGTCAGCGTGCGCCAGATCATCCGTGAGCTGGAAGCCTCGCAGGAAGCCTTGTGGAGCCCGATGGTGCTCAATGGCAGTGGCTTTGGCATGTGGGCCAACCACTCGCTGGTCATGGCCAACTACATTTCCCGAGCCAACGCCGCGGTTATCGACCTGCGTCAGCTGCTGTCGCAGGGTTGA
- a CDS encoding diguanylate cyclase, protein MSQAVEPSPQCPAQQLSRSGLRKYDPLGQLLLPPMRKPVYILLQDHERAQRLAQQLEFFGLVVQALASAAAFHASIVEYPPSAIIMDVDFNGAGQGLLLAAQVQQGQARHIPLLFFSHHETDTPTRLAAVRAGAQDFLTGTLEASSLLEKVERLTNATPHDPLRVLIIDDSRTQALHTERVLTSAGMLTRSLTDPIRTMAELADFQPDLIILDLYMPACTGPELAKVIRHSDRYVSVPIIYLSAEDDLDKQLDAMSEGGDDFLTKPFRSRQLITTVRNRAARARHLKARMVRDSLTGLYNHTHILQLLEDCSFRARRELQPLSFAMLDIDHFKKINDRHGHPMGDRVIKSLALFLKQRLRKTDFIGRYGGEEFAIVMPNTALDAAHRVLDEIRRRFAEILYPAQPQDLRCTFSAGVVQLDEGLDALTMASAADEALYRAKHAGRNCVVRVEP, encoded by the coding sequence ATGAGCCAAGCAGTCGAGCCGAGCCCGCAGTGCCCCGCCCAACAGCTGTCGCGTAGCGGCCTGCGCAAGTACGACCCGCTCGGCCAGCTGCTGCTACCGCCAATGCGCAAGCCGGTGTACATCCTGCTGCAGGACCACGAACGTGCTCAGCGCCTGGCCCAGCAACTGGAATTCTTTGGCCTGGTGGTGCAGGCGCTGGCCAGCGCTGCGGCGTTTCACGCTTCGATCGTGGAATACCCGCCCTCGGCCATCATCATGGATGTCGACTTCAACGGCGCCGGCCAAGGCCTGCTGCTGGCGGCCCAGGTCCAGCAAGGGCAAGCCCGGCACATACCGCTGCTGTTCTTCAGCCATCACGAAACCGATACCCCGACCCGCCTGGCCGCCGTGCGCGCCGGGGCGCAGGACTTCCTCACCGGCACCCTGGAAGCCTCCAGCCTGCTGGAAAAGGTCGAACGGCTGACCAACGCCACCCCGCACGACCCGTTGCGCGTGCTGATCATCGACGATTCGCGCACCCAGGCGTTGCACACCGAGCGCGTGCTGACCAGTGCCGGCATGCTCACCCGCAGCCTGACCGACCCCATCCGCACCATGGCCGAGCTGGCCGACTTCCAGCCCGACCTGATCATCCTCGACCTGTACATGCCCGCCTGTACCGGCCCCGAGCTGGCCAAGGTCATCCGCCACAGCGACCGGTATGTGAGCGTGCCGATCATCTACCTGTCTGCCGAGGATGACCTGGACAAACAGCTGGATGCCATGAGTGAAGGTGGTGACGATTTCCTGACCAAGCCGTTTCGCTCACGCCAGCTGATCACCACGGTGCGCAACCGGGCCGCCCGTGCCAGGCACCTGAAGGCGCGCATGGTGCGCGACAGCCTGACCGGGCTGTACAACCACACGCATATCCTGCAATTGCTTGAAGACTGCAGCTTCCGCGCCCGGCGTGAGCTGCAGCCGTTGAGCTTCGCCATGCTCGACATCGACCACTTCAAGAAGATCAACGATCGCCACGGCCACCCGATGGGCGACCGCGTGATCAAGAGCCTGGCATTGTTCCTCAAGCAGCGCTTGCGCAAGACCGACTTCATCGGCCGCTATGGGGGTGAGGAATTCGCCATCGTCATGCCCAATACCGCGCTGGACGCAGCGCACAGGGTGCTGGACGAAATCCGCCGACGCTTTGCCGAGATTCTCTACCCGGCCCAGCCGCAGGATCTACGGTGCACCTTCAGTGCCGGGGTGGTGCAGCTGGATGAGGGGCTGGATGCACTGACCATGGCCAGTGCGGCAGACGAGGCGCTGTACCGGGCCAAGCATGCCGGGCGCAATTGTGTGGTGCGTGTAGAGCCCTGA
- a CDS encoding methyl-accepting chemotaxis protein, whose product MRLKWLTNFNTLLLVTVCIALGATLWWSQRALERPYQLMEHYLGLSQQFQHQAADNIQAYLASGDALRHAAAMEANQQLQAALAEWPDALAGKLRPSLDSLQAFTAEELLAAGKLAGDPQALLLQAERELGANFEQLAGYARDSASADANRYLQPLLEATVHLGRLSLARDKLVSSSRPELADEVERELQQVRAQAQIIGSLPLLGVTRATETGADDFAAMMGLETQASAQQEDIAIGLKRELQNLLSRYPGELQRTREQIERRAALAASTGQRLQAVQQAIAALEPEVRSQHARIAAEVRIIQGLMIGLILLIALLIDTLQRRLARTLTGLAPALSRWAEGDFAKAISLGKTNRELHDIQDSLNRLRQYLVELVGTIRHNAEQVAGSSHALAGMSAALHDGAERQAGDTGQIRDALGELEATIQQVAGDASAAADASRDAGRAVEQGQTVIGQSLSGLRALVDEVQGNARMIEQLAEESATIGGVLTVIRSIAEQTNLLALNAAIEAARAGEMGRGFAVVADEVRSLAQRTTGATGEIQALIDRLQQAARSSVAGMRAQLEHAEATASQAQAADGALDEIVSAIRTIADTAVRIADVTAQQSGAVSEIRDHSQRIHALGKDNLQRIGEGREQGEQLLSLGGELNRAVRAFRV is encoded by the coding sequence ATGCGCCTGAAGTGGCTGACCAATTTCAACACCCTGTTGCTGGTAACCGTGTGTATCGCCCTGGGCGCCACCTTATGGTGGTCGCAGCGGGCCCTGGAGCGCCCCTATCAATTGATGGAGCACTACCTGGGCCTGTCCCAGCAGTTCCAGCACCAGGCAGCCGACAATATCCAGGCCTACCTGGCCAGCGGCGATGCCCTGCGCCACGCTGCGGCCATGGAAGCCAACCAGCAACTGCAAGCGGCGCTGGCCGAATGGCCCGACGCACTTGCCGGCAAGCTGCGCCCCAGCCTGGACAGCCTGCAAGCCTTCACCGCCGAGGAACTGCTGGCCGCCGGCAAGCTGGCGGGCGACCCGCAGGCGTTGCTGCTGCAGGCCGAGCGGGAGCTGGGGGCCAACTTCGAACAATTGGCCGGCTACGCGCGTGACAGCGCCAGCGCCGACGCCAACCGCTACCTGCAGCCCCTGCTGGAGGCCACCGTGCACCTCGGTCGCCTTTCGCTGGCACGGGACAAGCTGGTCAGCAGCAGTCGCCCGGAACTGGCCGACGAAGTCGAGCGCGAGCTGCAACAGGTTCGCGCCCAGGCCCAGATCATCGGCAGCCTGCCACTGCTTGGGGTAACCCGCGCTACCGAAACCGGCGCCGACGACTTTGCCGCCATGATGGGCCTGGAGACTCAGGCCAGCGCCCAGCAGGAAGACATCGCAATTGGCCTGAAGCGTGAATTGCAAAACCTGCTCAGCCGCTATCCGGGCGAACTGCAACGCACCCGCGAGCAGATCGAGCGCCGTGCCGCCCTCGCCGCCAGCACCGGTCAGCGTCTGCAAGCGGTGCAGCAGGCCATTGCGGCGCTGGAGCCCGAGGTACGCAGCCAGCACGCCAGGATTGCCGCCGAGGTGCGCATCATCCAGGGCCTGATGATTGGCCTGATCCTGCTGATCGCGCTGCTGATCGACACCTTGCAACGGCGCCTGGCGCGCACCCTGACCGGCCTGGCCCCGGCCCTGTCGCGCTGGGCCGAAGGCGACTTCGCCAAGGCCATCTCCCTGGGCAAGACCAACCGCGAACTTCACGACATCCAGGATTCGCTCAACCGCCTGCGCCAGTACCTGGTGGAACTGGTCGGCACCATCCGCCACAACGCCGAACAGGTGGCCGGCAGCAGCCATGCCCTTGCCGGCATGAGTGCCGCCCTGCATGACGGTGCCGAACGCCAGGCAGGTGACACCGGGCAGATTCGCGATGCCCTGGGTGAACTGGAAGCAACCATCCAGCAGGTGGCCGGTGACGCCAGCGCCGCCGCCGATGCCAGCCGCGATGCTGGCCGCGCGGTGGAACAGGGCCAGACGGTGATTGGCCAGAGCCTGTCGGGCTTGCGCGCGCTGGTCGATGAAGTGCAGGGCAACGCCCGCATGATCGAGCAACTGGCGGAAGAGTCGGCCACTATTGGTGGCGTGCTGACGGTGATCCGCTCGATTGCCGAACAGACCAACCTGCTGGCGCTGAACGCCGCGATCGAAGCCGCACGTGCCGGAGAGATGGGCCGCGGTTTCGCCGTGGTGGCCGACGAGGTGCGCTCGCTGGCACAGCGTACCACCGGGGCAACCGGGGAGATCCAGGCGCTGATCGACCGCCTGCAGCAGGCCGCCAGAAGCTCGGTGGCCGGGATGCGTGCGCAGCTCGAACATGCCGAGGCCACCGCCAGCCAGGCCCAGGCGGCGGATGGGGCGCTGGACGAGATCGTCAGTGCCATCCGCACCATCGCGGATACTGCGGTGCGGATTGCCGACGTCACGGCGCAGCAAAGTGGCGCAGTGAGTGAAATTCGCGACCACAGCCAACGCATTCATGCGCTGGGTAAAGACAACCTGCAACGCATTGGCGAGGGGCGTGAGCAAGGCGAGCAATTGCTGAGCCTGGGCGGTGAGCTGAACCGGGCGGTGCGGGCCTTCAGAGTCTAG
- a CDS encoding protein-disulfide reductase DsbD, producing MRRLFFLLFLLLASPAFATGLLDNRPSATLGAASLSNNADFLPVHEAFKLDLIQADAQTIKLRFVASDGYYLYRHRFQFRTEPADVALGTPNIPKGEAKHDEFFGDVEVYHGVLDIELPRNDPRAFTLLVGYQGCADKGLCYPPETARLSIDGEAGASTPASTEHGWSWKSLLLFFLAGVGLTFTPCVLPMLPILSGVVLRGQAGGLRGLALSLAYVLPMAASFAALGALMGLFGAGLNLQARLQSAWVLVPFALFFVVFALAMFGLFELKLPQALNQRLNNVANHTRGGSLLGAAILGVLSSLLVSPCVSAPLAGALLYISASGDALGGALKLFALGLGMGAPLLLVATGGAAWLPKSGPWLNTVKNAIGVLLLVLAIGLLSRVLPGPLTLLLVGFLAAGVALFLGALEFVVKPPRQRLTQLLGLALLVYAVACWYGALSGQGDPLRPLPPPTLVSAGSKPATAADSWHTVTTPAALDAALAQAKTAGQPVLLDWYADWCISCKVIEREVLTAPQVQAQLAGFKLLRFDITASNAEQRALLDRYQLFGPPALLFFAANGSEITADRVIGELNASEFAQILARVRSKVGL from the coding sequence ATGCGCCGCCTGTTTTTCCTGCTGTTCCTGCTGCTGGCCAGCCCCGCCTTCGCCACGGGCCTGCTCGACAACCGCCCCAGCGCCACCCTCGGCGCCGCGTCGTTGTCCAACAACGCCGACTTCCTGCCGGTACACGAAGCGTTCAAGCTCGATCTGATCCAGGCCGATGCGCAAACCATCAAGTTGCGCTTCGTCGCCAGCGATGGCTATTACCTGTACCGCCACCGCTTCCAGTTCCGTACGGAACCGGCCGACGTCGCCCTGGGTACGCCGAACATCCCCAAGGGCGAGGCCAAGCACGATGAATTCTTCGGCGATGTCGAGGTATATCACGGCGTGCTCGACATCGAACTACCGCGCAACGACCCACGCGCCTTCACCTTGCTGGTGGGCTACCAGGGTTGTGCCGACAAAGGCCTGTGCTACCCACCGGAAACCGCACGCCTGAGCATCGATGGCGAAGCCGGCGCGAGCACACCGGCCAGCACCGAGCACGGCTGGAGCTGGAAGTCGCTGCTGCTGTTCTTCCTTGCCGGGGTCGGCCTCACCTTCACCCCTTGCGTGCTGCCAATGTTGCCAATCCTCTCCGGTGTGGTGCTGCGTGGCCAGGCCGGCGGCTTGCGCGGCCTGGCGCTATCGCTGGCCTATGTGCTGCCGATGGCGGCCAGCTTTGCAGCGCTCGGCGCCCTGATGGGCCTGTTCGGCGCCGGCCTGAACCTGCAGGCACGCCTGCAATCGGCCTGGGTGCTGGTGCCCTTCGCGCTGTTCTTCGTGGTATTCGCCCTGGCCATGTTCGGCCTGTTCGAACTGAAACTGCCACAGGCTCTCAACCAGCGCCTGAATAATGTCGCCAACCACACCCGGGGTGGCTCGCTGCTGGGCGCGGCGATACTGGGCGTGCTTTCCAGCCTGCTGGTTTCGCCGTGTGTTTCAGCCCCGCTGGCCGGTGCGTTGCTGTACATCAGCGCCAGTGGCGACGCCCTGGGCGGCGCCCTCAAGCTGTTCGCCCTGGGCCTGGGCATGGGCGCACCGCTGCTGCTGGTGGCTACCGGCGGTGCAGCCTGGCTGCCGAAAAGCGGCCCCTGGCTGAACACGGTGAAAAATGCCATCGGCGTGCTGCTGCTGGTCTTGGCCATCGGCCTGCTCAGCCGAGTGCTGCCGGGCCCGCTGACCTTGCTGCTGGTGGGTTTCCTGGCCGCCGGGGTGGCGCTGTTCCTGGGCGCCCTGGAGTTCGTGGTCAAGCCCCCCCGCCAGCGCTTGACGCAATTGCTCGGCCTGGCCTTGCTGGTGTATGCCGTGGCCTGTTGGTACGGCGCCCTCAGTGGCCAGGGCGACCCGCTGCGCCCGTTGCCACCGCCTACCCTTGTGAGTGCGGGCAGCAAACCGGCAACAGCGGCGGATAGCTGGCACACCGTTACCACCCCGGCTGCACTGGACGCGGCCCTGGCCCAGGCCAAGACCGCCGGCCAACCGGTACTGCTGGACTGGTACGCCGACTGGTGCATCAGTTGCAAGGTGATCGAGCGCGAAGTGCTTACCGCGCCGCAGGTACAAGCACAACTGGCCGGCTTCAAGTTGCTGCGTTTCGACATCACCGCGAGCAACGCCGAGCAACGCGCACTGCTCGACCGCTACCAGTTGTTCGGCCCCCCTGCCCTGTTGTTCTTCGCCGCGAACGGCAGCGAAATCACCGCTGATCGGGTCATTGGCGAGCTAAACGCCAGTGAGTTTGCGCAAATTCTTGCACGCGTACGCAGCAAAGTCGGTCTATAA
- the aroQ gene encoding type II 3-dehydroquinate dehydratase has protein sequence MATLLVLHGPNLNLLGTREPGHYGAVTLAQINQDLEQRARAAGHHLQYLQSNAEYELIDRIHAARNEGVDFILINPAAFTHTSVALRDALLAVSIPFIEVHLSNVHKREPFRHHSYFSDVAVGVICGLGASGYRLALESALEQLAANAQPK, from the coding sequence ATGGCAACGCTACTGGTGCTCCACGGCCCCAACCTCAACCTGCTCGGCACCCGCGAGCCTGGCCACTACGGCGCCGTGACCCTGGCCCAGATCAACCAGGACCTGGAGCAACGTGCCCGCGCCGCAGGCCACCATCTGCAATACCTGCAGAGCAACGCCGAGTACGAACTGATCGACCGTATTCACGCCGCACGCAACGAGGGTGTGGACTTCATCCTGATCAATCCGGCTGCTTTCACGCACACAAGCGTTGCATTACGTGACGCGTTGCTTGCGGTGAGCATCCCATTCATCGAAGTGCACCTGTCCAACGTGCACAAACGCGAACCGTTCCGCCATCACTCCTACTTTTCCGATGTTGCCGTAGGGGTGATCTGCGGCCTGGGCGCCAGCGGTTACCGCCTGGCCCTGGAGTCCGCGCTGGAACAACTGGCTGCCAACGCACAGCCCAAATGA
- the accB gene encoding acetyl-CoA carboxylase biotin carboxyl carrier protein encodes MDIRKVKKLIELLEESGIDELEIKEGEESVRISRHSKTPAAQQYFAPAPVAAAPAAAPVAAAAAPAAEAAAAPALKGTVIRSPMVGTFYRKPSPTSPNFAEVGQTVKKGDTLCIVEAMKMMNHIEADVGGVIDAILVEDGQPVEFDQPLFTIV; translated from the coding sequence ATGGATATCCGTAAAGTCAAGAAACTGATCGAGCTGCTGGAAGAGTCTGGCATCGACGAGCTGGAGATCAAGGAAGGCGAAGAGTCGGTCCGTATCAGCCGCCACAGCAAGACCCCTGCTGCCCAGCAGTACTTCGCACCGGCCCCGGTAGCCGCTGCGCCTGCCGCTGCCCCGGTTGCCGCTGCCGCTGCCCCGGCCGCCGAAGCTGCCGCCGCCCCGGCCCTGAAAGGCACCGTGATCCGCTCGCCGATGGTCGGTACCTTCTACCGCAAGCCTTCGCCAACCTCGCCGAACTTCGCTGAAGTTGGCCAGACCGTGAAGAAGGGCGACACCCTGTGCATCGTCGAAGCCATGAAGATGATGAACCACATCGAAGCCGATGTTGGCGGTGTCATCGACGCCATCCTGGTAGAAGACGGCCAGCCGGTTGAGTTCGACCAGCCGCTGTTCACCATCGTTTGA